Proteins encoded in a region of the Streptococcus sanguinis genome:
- a CDS encoding ATP-binding cassette domain-containing protein gives MLQIRNLTITHLKDLKELVKDLSLTVNQGDKVAIIGEEGNGKSTLLKLLLDERLVSSYVSYSGQIDKSYTAAVYLPQQLPSEDAQLTLNDYFFADFETELDYAKLYRYAGELNFDSQRFASQQQLSSLSGGEKLKVQLIKKLASDWDILFLDEPSNDLDLETLTWLENFISHSQRTVLFVSHDEHFLAQAATKIVHLERIKKKQEARTSVKSLDYENYRHQRQESFEKQGQLARKEREEHAKTMEKHRRVKQSVEHTLRNTHDATAGRLVAKKMKNVLSQGKRFEKAGAEMTEIPTQEEAISLHFSDIEALPLTKRILKLEGMKLETDERQLAKNLTLEVCGQEKIGLIGANGAGKSTLLKEIWKILRERTDMRVSYMPQHYGDLLADESSPLDFLAPPGDKSHEEKILTHLASLQFTRDEARHPIGQLSGGQKAKLLLLKLVLDRPNVLLLDEPTRNFSPTSQPQVRQLLATYPGAIIAVSHDRIFLKEVCQKIYRLTETGLEEVEL, from the coding sequence ATGCTTCAAATAAGAAATCTAACTATCACCCACCTAAAAGACCTGAAAGAGTTAGTCAAAGATTTGTCACTGACTGTCAATCAAGGAGACAAGGTCGCTATTATCGGTGAGGAGGGCAATGGCAAGTCCACCCTGCTCAAGCTCCTGCTAGACGAGCGACTGGTCAGTTCCTATGTCAGCTACAGCGGACAGATTGATAAGTCCTATACTGCTGCTGTCTACTTACCCCAGCAGCTACCTTCAGAGGATGCCCAACTGACGCTCAATGACTATTTCTTTGCTGATTTTGAGACAGAGCTGGACTATGCCAAGCTCTACCGCTATGCTGGAGAGCTCAACTTTGACAGCCAGCGTTTTGCCAGTCAGCAGCAGCTCTCTAGCCTATCTGGAGGAGAAAAGCTTAAAGTCCAGCTTATCAAGAAACTAGCCAGCGATTGGGACATTCTCTTTCTTGATGAGCCCTCTAATGACCTTGATCTCGAAACTCTGACATGGCTGGAAAACTTTATCAGCCACAGCCAGAGAACGGTCCTTTTCGTCTCTCACGACGAGCACTTTCTCGCTCAAGCTGCGACCAAGATTGTTCATCTGGAGCGAATCAAAAAGAAGCAGGAGGCTAGAACCAGTGTCAAGAGTCTGGACTATGAAAATTACCGCCATCAACGTCAGGAATCCTTTGAAAAACAAGGTCAATTGGCACGGAAAGAGCGGGAAGAACACGCCAAGACCATGGAAAAACATCGACGGGTTAAGCAGAGTGTGGAGCATACTTTACGAAACACCCATGACGCTACTGCAGGTCGACTGGTAGCCAAGAAGATGAAAAACGTCCTCTCGCAGGGCAAACGATTTGAAAAGGCAGGCGCTGAAATGACCGAAATCCCGACACAGGAAGAGGCCATCAGCCTTCACTTCTCAGACATAGAAGCTCTGCCATTGACCAAAAGAATCCTGAAATTAGAGGGAATGAAACTGGAAACAGACGAACGACAACTGGCGAAGAACCTGACTCTGGAGGTCTGCGGCCAGGAAAAAATCGGACTGATTGGTGCGAATGGTGCAGGCAAATCTACTCTGCTTAAAGAAATATGGAAGATTCTGCGTGAGCGGACAGATATGCGGGTCAGCTACATGCCCCAGCATTATGGAGACTTGCTGGCTGATGAGAGCAGTCCTTTGGACTTTCTGGCTCCCCCTGGCGACAAGTCCCATGAGGAGAAAATCCTGACTCATCTCGCCAGCCTCCAGTTCACGCGCGATGAGGCCCGCCACCCGATTGGGCAGCTTTCCGGAGGTCAAAAAGCCAAGCTCCTCCTGCTCAAACTAGTCTTAGACCGTCCCAATGTCCTCCTTCTGGACGAACCAACCCGCAACTTCTCTCCCACCTCTCAGCCTCAGGTTCGCCAACTTTTGGCGACCTATCCTGGCGCCATTATCGCTGTCTCCCACGATCGGATTTTTCTCAAAGAAGTCTGCCAGAAGATTTATCGACTTACGGAGACAGGGTTGGAGGAAGTTGAATTATAA
- a CDS encoding MFS transporter, which translates to MFKRSYRKNIGLMAGVEFFAFLGITSFWILFLSQNGMSLWQIGLLESIFHATSVICEIPSGMLADRFSYKTNLYLSRIAGIVSSVLMLAGQGNFWVYALAMVISAWSYNFDSGTSAAMVYDSSVEAGLKERYLSISSFMSGVAEATRSLGTVWAGFFVHGQLHLTYYIMIGTSIIVLFLTWMLKEPSVKAEKAERLTMKKIIWAVKEELHRNPSLFIWMILSQIICTLMCMFYFYYQNQLPDLKDWQISVVMLIGSALNILAVYLASVIGKKYSALKLFPSVVLLTGASYLLSYFGTPIIYILIYLISNALYALFQPIFDNDLQKQLPSEVRATMLSVYSMMFSLSMIVIFPVTGWLIDYFGFDWTFIVLGGFLLAATPFLYMGLKKISQNLQEV; encoded by the coding sequence ATGTTTAAAAGAAGTTATCGGAAAAATATCGGCCTGATGGCTGGAGTTGAATTTTTTGCCTTTCTAGGCATTACTAGTTTTTGGATTTTATTTCTAAGTCAAAACGGCATGTCCCTTTGGCAGATTGGGCTTTTGGAAAGTATTTTTCATGCGACTAGTGTCATCTGTGAAATTCCTTCTGGGATGTTGGCGGATCGCTTTTCCTACAAGACCAATCTTTATCTGAGCCGGATAGCTGGGATTGTGTCTTCTGTTCTCATGTTGGCGGGGCAGGGGAACTTTTGGGTTTATGCACTGGCTATGGTGATTAGTGCTTGGTCCTATAATTTTGATTCGGGGACAAGTGCGGCCATGGTTTATGATTCTTCTGTGGAGGCCGGACTCAAGGAACGTTACTTATCCATCTCCAGTTTTATGTCTGGAGTGGCTGAAGCGACCCGGTCTTTGGGAACGGTCTGGGCTGGATTTTTTGTCCATGGACAATTGCATCTGACCTACTATATCATGATTGGCACCTCTATCATCGTTCTTTTCTTGACCTGGATGTTGAAGGAGCCAAGTGTTAAAGCAGAGAAAGCAGAACGTCTGACCATGAAAAAGATTATCTGGGCTGTCAAAGAGGAGTTGCATAGGAATCCCAGTCTTTTTATCTGGATGATTTTGTCTCAAATCATCTGCACCTTGATGTGTATGTTTTATTTTTATTATCAGAATCAATTGCCTGACTTAAAAGATTGGCAGATTTCGGTAGTCATGCTGATTGGCAGTGCTTTGAATATCTTAGCAGTCTATCTGGCGAGTGTGATTGGAAAGAAGTATTCTGCCCTAAAACTCTTTCCTTCAGTGGTTCTTCTTACTGGAGCAAGCTACCTGCTGTCCTATTTTGGAACGCCAATCATCTATATTTTGATTTATCTAATCAGCAACGCCTTGTATGCACTCTTTCAGCCGATTTTTGACAACGATTTGCAAAAGCAGCTGCCAAGTGAAGTGCGGGCGACCATGCTCAGTGTCTACTCTATGATGTTCAGCCTGAGTATGATTGTCATTTTCCCTGTGACAGGCTGGTTGATTGATTACTTTGGCTTTGACTGGACTTTTATAGTTTTAGGCGGCTTCTTATTAGCAGCGACACCTTTTTTGTATATGGGTCTAAAGAAAATAAGCCAGAATTTACAAGAAGTCTAA
- a CDS encoding ABC transporter ATP-binding protein: protein MKHKTSPSSLRRLTRDLLQARWLFLLASLGTVAQVALTVLLPVLIGNAVDSVLLPQAEQHVMPILGQMLLVILANTLIQWLNPLLYNQLVYRYSQQLRQSVIKKVHYLPLVYLDRQGTGDLVSRVTTDLEQLSNGLLMVFNQFFVGLLTILVTIISMARLDLFLLLLVLLLTPLSLFLARFIARKSFIFFQRQTQARGAQTQLIEESLTQESLIQAFNAQEQFDTAFTRSNQTYADYSQAAIFYSSTVNPSTRFINALIYALIVGFGAVRIIQGTGFTVGQLVTFLNYVNQYTKPFNDISSVMSELQSALACAERIYSVLDQEEIAESGQEILQTEDVKGQISFDHVAFGYEPGKELIQDLNIRIPAASKVAIVGPTGAGKSTLINLLMRFYNVDSGLISLDGIPITHYTRASYRQQFGMVLQETWLKTATIHDNIAFGRPDASREEVIAAAKAANAHFFIQQLSQGYDTYLADAGDSLSQGQRQLLTIARVFLAVPKILILDEATSSIDTRTEVLIQEAFSKLMVGRTSFIIAHRLSTIQNADIILVMVDGDIVEHGNHQELMDARGVYYQMQTAKE, encoded by the coding sequence ATGAAGCATAAGACATCACCTAGCAGCTTGAGGCGTTTGACTCGAGATTTGCTGCAGGCGCGCTGGCTCTTTCTCCTAGCTAGTCTGGGAACGGTGGCTCAAGTGGCTCTGACTGTTCTTCTTCCAGTTTTAATCGGGAATGCGGTTGATAGCGTCCTTCTTCCTCAAGCGGAGCAGCATGTGATGCCGATTTTGGGGCAGATGCTGTTGGTCATCTTAGCCAATACGCTGATTCAGTGGCTCAATCCCTTGCTCTATAATCAGCTGGTTTATCGCTACAGCCAGCAGCTCCGTCAAAGTGTCATCAAGAAGGTTCACTACCTGCCTCTGGTCTATCTAGACCGACAGGGAACGGGTGACTTGGTCAGTAGGGTGACCACGGACTTGGAGCAGCTCAGCAATGGCCTACTTATGGTTTTTAATCAATTTTTTGTTGGTTTGCTGACAATTTTAGTGACTATCATTAGCATGGCCAGATTGGACCTTTTCCTCCTGCTTTTGGTTCTGCTTTTGACGCCCCTTTCTCTTTTCTTAGCTCGCTTTATTGCTAGAAAGAGTTTTATCTTTTTCCAACGTCAGACGCAGGCGAGAGGGGCACAGACCCAGCTGATTGAGGAAAGTCTGACCCAGGAAAGTCTGATACAGGCTTTTAATGCTCAAGAGCAGTTTGATACAGCTTTTACTCGCAGCAATCAAACCTATGCGGACTATTCTCAGGCTGCTATTTTCTATTCATCAACGGTTAATCCTTCGACTCGTTTTATCAATGCCCTGATCTATGCTTTGATTGTAGGCTTTGGGGCTGTCCGAATCATTCAGGGAACAGGCTTTACGGTTGGGCAGCTGGTAACTTTTCTCAACTACGTCAACCAGTACACCAAGCCTTTCAATGATATATCGTCAGTCATGTCTGAATTGCAGAGCGCTTTAGCTTGTGCAGAGCGGATTTACAGCGTTTTAGACCAAGAAGAAATAGCAGAGTCAGGTCAGGAAATTCTTCAGACTGAAGATGTCAAAGGACAGATTAGTTTTGATCATGTGGCTTTTGGCTATGAGCCTGGAAAAGAGCTGATTCAGGATTTGAATATAAGGATTCCAGCAGCTAGCAAGGTCGCCATTGTCGGACCAACTGGTGCTGGCAAGTCTACTTTAATCAATCTCCTCATGCGTTTTTACAATGTTGATAGTGGTCTTATTTCTTTAGATGGTATTCCCATCACGCATTACACCAGAGCTTCTTATCGTCAGCAGTTTGGTATGGTGCTGCAAGAGACTTGGCTCAAGACGGCGACCATTCATGACAACATAGCTTTTGGCCGGCCAGATGCCAGCCGAGAAGAGGTCATTGCAGCTGCCAAGGCGGCCAATGCTCATTTCTTTATCCAGCAACTGTCTCAGGGCTATGACACCTACCTGGCGGATGCTGGGGACTCCCTTTCTCAAGGTCAGCGGCAGCTCTTGACCATTGCGCGTGTCTTCCTTGCAGTTCCTAAAATCCTAATCTTGGACGAGGCGACTTCCTCCATCGATACCCGGACAGAAGTCTTGATTCAGGAGGCTTTCAGCAAGCTCATGGTGGGACGGACTAGCTTTATCATCGCCCACCGCCTGTCCACTATTCAAAATGCTGACATCATCCTCGTCATGGTAGATGGTGATATCGTCGAACATGGTAATCATCAGGAGCTCATGGATGCCAGAGGTGTTTATTACCAAATGCAGACAGCGAAGGAGTAG
- a CDS encoding serine hydrolase domain-containing protein: MKKSFILTLLTIITLGLFRPVTALAEEQKLPSGTDRDKIGQKIQDFVKEHEKTTAGMATTVFDKDGTIYQGSFGYMNKEKGIKADDSSVFEWGSVGKLAIWVSVMQLWEEGKIDLNEDIRTYLPEGFMKTLRYDNPVTMTDLMNHQAGFGESTHAYKEDKGLSIEEILAVNQPEQSYEPGTMTAYSNFSASLAAYIVERISGQDFSAYVHEHIFQPLGMKDTALSADFKENPKIYQKRMEQISYRADGTSMGTSYFHLGLYPAGNAVSTLADFQKFAQALLKKEKLFKHAETWTTLYTATSNYPGTDMPLNMHGFWTREYGTTLVGHGGNSTGYSSYILLDLKNGIGMTIMTNQDHELVYNYEMPALVFGPKKKTDSATFDKFQSGNYRSARSFASGPMSISRILLYTQFVEKSKDNPLLSQNFSVVSGSGDETKVTASYGDNFRVKDSEFFTDWALLISAAVGIVFSIILFLARGGLDLFRLVFKKGQSKTPKPLRIWTYLTSLAGVGVAINFLLLFNTFATSDLTFLASWRYMVFAGLGLILAGCAVFPLLTKARKGLSKSRLYLTVMTSLSALAIVVNILYWSLYQWWAL; encoded by the coding sequence ATGAAAAAATCATTTATTCTAACGCTTCTAACGATTATAACTCTAGGACTCTTCCGGCCAGTTACAGCCTTGGCTGAAGAACAGAAGCTGCCGTCTGGTACGGACCGTGACAAAATCGGTCAGAAAATCCAAGACTTTGTCAAGGAACATGAAAAGACGACGGCCGGTATGGCAACAACCGTTTTTGACAAGGACGGGACTATTTACCAAGGTAGTTTTGGCTATATGAATAAGGAAAAAGGCATTAAAGCCGACGACAGTAGTGTCTTTGAATGGGGGTCAGTCGGGAAACTAGCTATCTGGGTCTCCGTCATGCAGCTCTGGGAAGAGGGCAAGATTGACCTTAACGAAGACATTCGCACCTATCTGCCAGAGGGATTTATGAAGACTTTGCGCTACGACAATCCCGTCACTATGACAGACCTCATGAACCATCAGGCCGGCTTTGGCGAGTCTACCCACGCCTATAAGGAAGATAAGGGCTTGTCTATTGAGGAGATTCTGGCAGTTAATCAGCCAGAACAGTCCTACGAGCCAGGCACCATGACAGCGTACTCAAACTTTTCTGCTAGTCTGGCAGCCTACATCGTTGAGAGAATCTCCGGTCAGGACTTCTCAGCCTATGTCCATGAACATATCTTCCAACCACTAGGAATGAAAGACACTGCTCTATCAGCTGACTTTAAAGAAAATCCAAAGATTTACCAGAAGCGGATGGAGCAAATCTCTTATCGGGCGGACGGGACATCTATGGGAACTAGCTATTTTCATTTAGGACTTTACCCGGCAGGGAATGCCGTCTCTACTCTGGCGGACTTCCAGAAGTTTGCCCAAGCGCTTTTGAAGAAAGAAAAGCTTTTCAAGCACGCTGAGACTTGGACAACCCTTTACACGGCAACATCGAATTATCCAGGAACGGATATGCCGCTCAATATGCACGGTTTTTGGACACGGGAGTACGGCACGACGCTTGTTGGCCATGGAGGAAACTCAACTGGCTACTCATCTTATATTCTGCTGGACTTGAAAAATGGTATAGGTATGACCATTATGACGAATCAAGATCATGAGTTGGTTTATAACTATGAAATGCCAGCCTTGGTTTTTGGACCTAAGAAAAAGACGGACTCAGCCACCTTTGACAAATTCCAGTCTGGCAATTACCGATCTGCTCGCTCCTTTGCCAGTGGTCCTATGTCTATCTCCAGAATCTTGCTTTACACTCAGTTTGTTGAGAAATCCAAGGACAATCCGCTTTTGAGTCAGAATTTTTCAGTAGTCAGCGGTAGTGGAGACGAGACTAAGGTAACAGCTTCCTATGGCGATAACTTCAGAGTCAAGGATAGCGAGTTCTTTACAGACTGGGCTCTGCTTATTTCAGCGGCAGTCGGAATTGTTTTCAGTATCATTCTCTTTTTGGCACGGGGCGGACTGGATCTCTTCCGCTTGGTCTTCAAAAAAGGTCAATCTAAAACACCAAAACCTCTTCGTATCTGGACTTACCTAACTTCCTTGGCTGGAGTAGGTGTGGCTATAAACTTCCTCCTCCTCTTCAACACATTTGCTACCAGTGATCTGACCTTTTTAGCTAGCTGGCGCTACATGGTCTTTGCCGGTCTGGGATTGATTCTGGCTGGCTGTGCAGTCTTCCCACTTCTGACCAAAGCAAGAAAAGGACTGAGCAAGAGCCGACTCTACCTGACGGTCATGACTAGTCTATCTGCGTTGGCAATCGTGGTTAATATCCTCTACTGGTCGCTCTATCAGTGGTGGGCATTGTGA
- a CDS encoding ABC transporter ATP-binding protein, which yields MKDLLKYFKGYIRESLLGPLFKLLEASFELLVPILIAGIVDETIPRHDSSHLYWMVFLLMGLAALGVVVAVVAQYYSSKAAVGFTRQMTGDLYQKILRLPKASRDELTTSSLVTRLTSDTYQIQTGINQFLRLFLRAPIIVFGSIIMAFTISPAITLWFLLMVAILTAIIVFMSRLMNPLYAKIRQLTDQLVNLTREQLQGMRVIRAFGQTQREVQTFRNRNELYKTWQIRTGALASLISPLTFLTVNGTLIAVIWQGNAFIGKGLLTQGMLVALVNYLLQILVELLKLAMLVNSLNQSYISAGRISQVFEQKEEDILQELVQETALPNQAIKVQQVSFSYPNAASPALTGLTFDLKRGQTLGVIGGTGSGKSTLVQLLAHLYPVAAGQLTIFSQGRSPKNLSEWRSWISLVPQKAELFQGTVRSNLTLGMSTKPTDADLWQALEIAQAADFVSQKEGGLDATVEAFGRNFSGGQRQRLTIARAVLRRTPFLVLDDATSALDYLTEARLLQAIKNELTETSLVLISQRTNSLRSADQILVLDKGEQVALGRHEELLISSAIYREIHHSQHSQGEEGKHEA from the coding sequence ATGAAAGATTTATTGAAATATTTCAAGGGCTATATCAGAGAGTCTTTGCTGGGACCCTTGTTCAAGCTTTTGGAAGCCAGTTTTGAACTGCTGGTTCCGATTTTGATTGCGGGGATTGTGGACGAGACCATTCCTAGGCACGACAGCTCCCATCTCTACTGGATGGTTTTTCTTTTGATGGGCTTGGCTGCGCTGGGCGTGGTGGTAGCGGTGGTGGCCCAGTATTATTCATCAAAGGCAGCTGTGGGCTTTACTCGTCAGATGACAGGTGATCTCTATCAAAAGATTCTGCGCTTGCCCAAGGCCAGTCGGGATGAGTTGACGACTTCCAGCTTGGTGACTCGGCTGACGAGCGATACCTATCAGATCCAGACGGGCATCAATCAATTTCTTCGTCTCTTTCTGCGAGCCCCCATCATCGTTTTTGGCTCCATCATTATGGCCTTTACTATCAGTCCGGCCATTACCTTGTGGTTCTTGCTCATGGTGGCAATTTTAACGGCTATTATCGTTTTCATGTCTCGTCTGATGAACCCTCTCTATGCTAAGATTCGCCAGCTGACAGATCAATTGGTCAATTTGACGCGTGAGCAGCTGCAGGGGATGCGGGTCATACGTGCTTTTGGTCAGACCCAGCGCGAGGTTCAGACCTTTCGCAATCGCAACGAACTCTATAAAACCTGGCAAATTAGGACGGGAGCTCTTGCTAGTCTGATTAGCCCTCTGACCTTTCTTACGGTCAATGGTACCCTGATTGCTGTGATTTGGCAGGGGAATGCTTTTATTGGCAAGGGATTGTTGACCCAGGGGATGCTAGTGGCCTTGGTCAATTATTTATTGCAAATTTTGGTGGAATTGCTCAAGCTGGCGATGCTGGTCAATTCTCTCAATCAAAGCTATATCAGCGCAGGTCGTATCAGTCAGGTTTTTGAACAGAAAGAAGAAGATATCCTGCAGGAATTAGTGCAGGAAACAGCTCTGCCGAATCAAGCTATTAAAGTTCAGCAGGTCAGCTTTTCTTATCCAAATGCAGCTAGTCCAGCCCTGACTGGTCTGACTTTTGATTTGAAAAGAGGTCAGACTTTGGGGGTTATTGGCGGGACAGGTTCAGGGAAGTCAACTCTAGTCCAGCTCCTGGCTCATCTCTATCCAGTGGCTGCTGGTCAGTTAACCATCTTTTCCCAAGGACGCAGTCCTAAAAATCTCAGCGAATGGAGGTCCTGGATCAGTCTGGTGCCTCAGAAGGCGGAGCTTTTCCAAGGAACCGTCCGATCCAATCTGACCTTGGGCATGTCAACCAAGCCAACAGACGCAGACTTGTGGCAGGCTTTAGAGATTGCTCAGGCGGCGGACTTTGTCTCTCAGAAGGAAGGTGGCTTGGATGCGACTGTAGAGGCCTTTGGCCGGAATTTTTCTGGAGGTCAGCGTCAGCGTTTAACCATTGCCAGAGCTGTCTTGCGGAGGACACCCTTCTTGGTTTTAGATGATGCGACCTCAGCTCTGGACTATCTGACAGAGGCTAGACTGCTGCAAGCTATTAAGAATGAATTGACAGAGACCAGTTTGGTCTTGATCTCTCAGCGGACCAATAGCTTGCGCTCAGCGGACCAAATTTTAGTCCTAGATAAGGGAGAACAGGTGGCTCTTGGTCGCCATGAGGAACTATTAATCAGCTCCGCCATTTACCGAGAAATTCATCACTCACAGCATAGTCAAGGAGAGGAGGGAAAGCATGAAGCATAA